In the Gymnodinialimonas sp. 202GB13-11 genome, one interval contains:
- a CDS encoding carbohydrate ABC transporter permease, which yields MSEQSVVPTTGANSEFWTGKRKQRLWRGVQTILILIAAFIMLIPIIWIFLAAFKSHVEVYQLRLFFTPTLENFGTVFEEPYDLGAKLFNSTIVAFVTVIFAIPIATMAAYSFSRFRLKFETTILVVILATQFVPAVVIILPFFIMFRDLGLLDTRIGLILVNLAIVMPFAIWMIKGFIDGIPMDTEEAAMVDGSSRIQVIKNIVLPMAAPGLVTASIFCFILAWNEFLFALFLTNREATTLPIGLALFRGEEGDLWNLLSAAGIIIMLPMFVLALAIRKYFVQGMTMGAVR from the coding sequence ATGAGTGAGCAATCCGTAGTCCCGACGACCGGCGCCAATTCCGAATTCTGGACCGGCAAGCGCAAGCAACGCCTCTGGCGTGGCGTGCAGACCATCCTGATCTTGATCGCGGCCTTCATCATGCTGATCCCGATCATCTGGATCTTCCTCGCGGCGTTCAAAAGCCACGTCGAAGTCTACCAGCTGCGCCTGTTCTTCACGCCGACGCTGGAGAATTTCGGCACGGTCTTTGAGGAGCCCTACGACCTCGGCGCGAAGCTCTTCAATTCCACCATCGTGGCCTTCGTGACCGTGATCTTCGCGATCCCCATTGCCACCATGGCCGCTTACAGCTTCAGCCGCTTCCGCCTGAAGTTTGAGACCACGATCCTCGTCGTCATCCTCGCCACGCAATTCGTGCCGGCGGTGGTCATCATCCTGCCGTTCTTCATCATGTTCCGCGATCTGGGGCTTTTGGATACACGCATTGGCCTGATCCTCGTGAACCTCGCCATCGTCATGCCGTTTGCGATCTGGATGATCAAAGGCTTCATCGACGGCATCCCGATGGACACCGAAGAGGCCGCGATGGTCGACGGCTCCTCGCGTATTCAGGTGATTAAGAACATCGTGCTGCCGATGGCCGCACCGGGTTTGGTCACCGCTTCGATCTTCTGCTTCATCCTCGCCTGGAACGAGTTTCTCTTCGCACTGTTCCTCACGAACCGCGAGGCCACGACGCTGCCCATCGGCCTGGCGCTCTTCCGGGGGGAAGAGGGCGATCTGTGGAATCTGCTCTCTGCGGCCGGGATCATCATCATGCTGCCGATGTTCGTCCTCGCCCTCGCGATCCGGAAGTATTTCGTTCAGGGCATGACGATGGGGGCGGTGAGATGA
- a CDS encoding ABC transporter ATP-binding protein has product MAEIRLNNLTKRWGDFVGVDDQSLHIHDEEFLVLLGPSGCGKTTTMRMIAGLEDPTAGEIWIGDRMVNDDLPKDRDVAMVFQNYGLYPHMTIFDNIAYPLKVRGTPKADIEPRVKKAAEQVELTEFLHRKPKALSGGQRQRVALARAIVRTPKVFLMDEPLSNLDAKLRVTMRAELKHLSRELQITTVYVTHDQIEAMTLADRVAVMRHGIIQQLGTPDDIYNDPANMFVAGFIGSPAMNLINGSVQSGMFVTTGGTKLVGIGGPDRASAILGVRADDMSVHDAGQGDIDVSIYAFESTGESTLLTVQWGKQRVIARGDRHLRKEQGETVGIKLDPDHLYLFDPESGDRIRLGGN; this is encoded by the coding sequence ATGGCTGAAATCCGGCTCAACAACCTCACCAAACGCTGGGGCGATTTCGTGGGTGTCGACGACCAGTCGTTGCACATCCATGACGAGGAATTCCTTGTCCTGCTCGGCCCCTCAGGCTGCGGGAAAACCACGACGATGCGCATGATTGCGGGGCTGGAGGATCCAACAGCCGGAGAGATCTGGATTGGCGACCGCATGGTCAACGATGACCTGCCCAAAGACCGCGACGTGGCCATGGTCTTCCAGAACTACGGCCTTTATCCGCACATGACGATCTTCGACAATATCGCCTACCCGTTGAAGGTGCGTGGCACGCCCAAAGCCGATATCGAGCCGCGCGTGAAGAAAGCCGCAGAACAGGTTGAACTGACTGAGTTTTTGCACCGTAAGCCCAAAGCGCTTTCGGGCGGCCAGCGGCAGCGTGTGGCACTCGCCCGCGCCATTGTCCGCACGCCCAAAGTATTTCTGATGGACGAGCCTTTGTCCAACCTCGACGCCAAGCTGCGTGTCACCATGCGGGCTGAACTCAAGCACCTTTCCCGCGAATTGCAGATCACCACCGTCTACGTCACCCACGACCAGATCGAAGCCATGACGCTCGCAGACCGCGTGGCCGTCATGCGCCACGGCATCATCCAGCAGCTCGGAACGCCTGATGACATCTACAACGACCCCGCCAACATGTTCGTTGCAGGCTTCATCGGCTCGCCTGCCATGAACCTCATCAACGGATCGGTCCAATCCGGTATGTTCGTCACCACCGGCGGCACCAAGCTCGTCGGCATCGGCGGCCCCGACCGCGCGAGTGCTATTCTGGGCGTGCGCGCGGACGATATGAGCGTGCACGACGCGGGGCAGGGTGACATTGATGTCAGCATCTATGCCTTTGAGAGTACTGGTGAAAGCACGCTTCTGACTGTGCAATGGGGCAAGCAGCGCGTGATCGCGCGCGGCGACCGCCACCTGCGCAAGGAACAGGGGGAAACGGTGGGCATCAAGCTCGATCCCGACCACCTTTACCTCTTCGATCCCGAAAGCGGCGACCGTATCCGGCTTGGGGGCAACTGA
- a CDS encoding cupin domain-containing protein: MKDMDMTDMARNIVRYGELKPCKTAFIDAHTPGSDQKENFTIIGGGVSESADQHVHITDKIGFNIGAAGQPPKCRNSLHSHRTAEVFFVLKGRWRFFWGRWGDAGEVTLEEGDIFNIPTGIFRGFENIGDDYGMIMAILGGDDAGGGVIWAPQVIEDAADHGLVLSEQGKLYDSKKGEALPDGVRPMPLLTEDELKAFPEPTTSDVVPNYVARYWDMVALSDRAPAKVIGENGMLRDKPGFEVDFITRGSASEAMHSHDHASVLMPVKGHWRVTWEGGETTLAPGDTMKVPANLPHAAVPSMTGEAGMYHVVATDDPAGATWNG, translated from the coding sequence ATGAAAGACATGGATATGACCGATATGGCGCGCAACATCGTCCGCTATGGCGAGCTCAAGCCCTGCAAGACCGCCTTCATCGACGCCCATACCCCGGGCAGCGACCAGAAGGAAAACTTCACGATCATCGGCGGCGGCGTCTCAGAGTCCGCCGATCAGCACGTCCACATCACCGACAAGATCGGCTTCAACATCGGCGCGGCAGGGCAGCCGCCCAAGTGCCGAAACTCGCTGCACTCGCACCGCACGGCAGAGGTGTTCTTCGTGCTGAAAGGCCGCTGGCGGTTTTTCTGGGGGCGCTGGGGCGATGCCGGAGAGGTAACGCTGGAGGAAGGCGATATCTTCAACATTCCCACGGGAATCTTCCGTGGCTTCGAGAACATCGGCGACGATTACGGGATGATCATGGCGATCCTGGGCGGGGATGATGCGGGCGGTGGCGTGATCTGGGCGCCGCAGGTGATCGAAGATGCCGCTGATCACGGTCTGGTCCTGTCCGAGCAGGGCAAGCTTTACGACAGCAAGAAGGGGGAGGCGCTGCCAGATGGTGTTAGGCCGATGCCCTTGCTCACGGAAGACGAACTCAAGGCCTTCCCGGAACCGACGACGTCCGATGTCGTGCCGAATTACGTGGCGCGCTACTGGGATATGGTGGCCCTGTCCGACCGCGCACCGGCCAAGGTGATTGGCGAAAACGGCATGTTGCGGGACAAGCCGGGGTTTGAGGTGGATTTCATCACGCGCGGATCGGCGTCCGAGGCGATGCACAGCCACGACCATGCCTCGGTGCTGATGCCCGTCAAAGGCCATTGGCGCGTGACCTGGGAGGGCGGGGAGACGACGCTTGCCCCAGGCGACACGATGAAAGTGCCAGCAAACCTGCCCCATGCCGCCGTGCCTTCCATGACGGGGGAGGCGGGGATGTATCATGTCGTTGCCACCGACGATCCGGCAGGGGCGACTTGGAATGGCTGA
- a CDS encoding nuclear transport factor 2 family protein, whose translation MAKVPAVAKATNSLLAVPAELMPTDLSVSLQDYTRGGTDRFLAEGQGVQQDMTGFEDQYVNIIDYIVRITHRIWEEKDIGYIYDTYAHNCRVWDDVGLQYGRDKIVADTTHTINAFPDVKLYADEIIWAGDAEHGFHTSHRTVIKGTNTGFSRWGPPTMRPVNVWCIANCVARENEIFEEHVQYNLGATLQQLGYDLKALAAAARAAGVETDPLFAASGRTCVPGQGKPPHGAPRGDGPFDVADFLCSMTQDVWNRRMLSRLTRAYAPALNYQGPTNRSYRSLAQYQSALLSLLATFPDLSFEPEALYYMQDGQGTTWSSLRWSATGTHGGFGPYGTPTGREVRLWGITQHKIEGETITEEWMQFNEFDLLRQLAPDPVV comes from the coding sequence ATGGCCAAGGTCCCGGCAGTGGCAAAAGCGACGAACAGTCTTTTGGCTGTTCCGGCTGAGCTTATGCCGACGGACTTGAGCGTCTCGCTCCAGGATTACACGCGCGGCGGGACGGACCGGTTTCTTGCCGAAGGGCAGGGCGTCCAACAGGACATGACGGGGTTCGAGGACCAATACGTCAACATCATCGACTACATCGTCCGCATCACGCACCGCATCTGGGAAGAGAAGGACATCGGCTACATTTACGACACCTATGCCCACAATTGCCGGGTGTGGGATGACGTGGGCCTGCAATACGGGCGCGACAAGATCGTGGCCGACACGACCCACACGATCAACGCCTTCCCGGATGTGAAGCTTTACGCGGATGAGATCATCTGGGCCGGCGATGCAGAACACGGCTTCCACACCTCGCACCGCACCGTCATCAAGGGCACGAACACCGGTTTCAGCCGCTGGGGGCCGCCAACGATGCGGCCCGTGAATGTCTGGTGCATCGCCAATTGCGTGGCCCGCGAGAACGAGATTTTCGAGGAGCATGTCCAGTATAATCTGGGCGCGACCCTGCAACAGCTCGGCTACGACCTGAAGGCGCTGGCCGCCGCCGCGCGGGCGGCAGGCGTGGAGACCGACCCACTTTTCGCCGCCTCCGGCCGCACCTGCGTCCCGGGCCAAGGCAAGCCGCCCCATGGCGCGCCGCGCGGGGATGGGCCGTTCGATGTGGCCGATTTCCTGTGTTCCATGACGCAGGATGTCTGGAACCGCCGGATGCTGTCGCGCCTGACCCGCGCCTATGCGCCCGCACTCAACTACCAAGGCCCCACCAACCGCAGCTACCGCAGCCTCGCGCAATATCAATCCGCGCTCCTGTCGCTGCTCGCCACGTTCCCCGACCTCAGCTTCGAGCCTGAGGCGCTTTACTACATGCAGGACGGGCAGGGCACGACATGGTCGTCGCTGCGCTGGTCTGCCACTGGCACCCATGGCGGCTTTGGGCCATACGGCACCCCGACCGGACGCGAAGTGCGTCTGTGGGGCATTACCCAACACAAGATCGAAGGTGAAACGATCACCGAAGAATGGATGCAGTTCAACGAATTCGACCTGCTCCGCCAGCTGGCACCGGACCCTGTGGTCTAG
- a CDS encoding carbohydrate ABC transporter permease gives MRDQTLKYLLVVPAVLVVFATAVWPLIESLRFSFYQGRTDRGDFPQNWLGFENYTWAFLYEPAFWNSVWVTGLYTVITVALTTLFALGLAMLLAPGGKLRSGVQTLLILPFAMSPALIGVSFRFMFNPEFGLFDAFFGVVFPPLADVSWLADPDLAFAVIVMADVWGWIPFLTLVLIGGLASVPQDTIEAAQVDGASGWRVFKDVTLPQLMPVLAVVIILKAIFSLKTFDQVFMLTNGGPGTATQTLSHYIYITSTRYGQVGYAASVAWLMVIPMMVLTYFYAKFVFKKD, from the coding sequence ATGCGTGATCAAACCCTGAAATACCTGCTGGTCGTGCCAGCGGTGCTGGTGGTCTTTGCCACCGCCGTCTGGCCCCTGATCGAGTCCCTGCGGTTTTCCTTCTATCAAGGCCGCACCGACCGGGGCGATTTCCCCCAGAATTGGCTGGGGTTTGAGAACTATACCTGGGCTTTCCTCTATGAGCCCGCTTTCTGGAATTCCGTCTGGGTCACGGGCCTTTACACAGTGATCACCGTAGCGCTCACGACGCTGTTTGCGCTCGGCCTCGCTATGCTGCTGGCCCCCGGCGGCAAGCTGCGCTCCGGCGTGCAGACCCTCCTGATCCTGCCGTTCGCCATGAGCCCCGCGCTCATCGGCGTCTCCTTTCGCTTTATGTTCAACCCGGAATTCGGCCTCTTCGATGCGTTCTTCGGCGTGGTCTTCCCGCCCTTGGCCGATGTCAGCTGGCTCGCCGACCCGGACCTCGCCTTTGCCGTGATCGTCATGGCCGATGTCTGGGGTTGGATCCCGTTTCTGACGCTGGTTTTGATCGGCGGGCTGGCCTCCGTGCCGCAAGATACGATTGAGGCAGCACAGGTCGATGGCGCCTCGGGCTGGCGAGTTTTCAAGGATGTGACCCTGCCGCAGCTGATGCCGGTTCTGGCCGTGGTGATCATTCTCAAGGCAATTTTCAGCCTCAAGACCTTCGATCAGGTCTTCATGCTCACCAATGGCGGGCCGGGCACTGCGACCCAGACGCTTAGCCATTACATCTACATCACCTCCACCCGCTACGGGCAGGTCGGCTACGCCGCCTCGGTCGCCTGGCTGATGGTGATCCCGATGATGGTGCTGACGTATTTCTACGCCAAATTCGTGTTCAAGAAGGATTGA